aagattaaaagctaatgcagttgagtcagccaaccttagagcctcatagtttgtgttatacttgttgagtacaagttgtgtactcactcttgcctactctactctttttgctcttggggatactctactgctgctcagttcctgccgatgcgagggagttcacccgtagttaccaggagtacgaggacttctaggcgttttgtctcccagtcgacgtccctgtggtgcccagcttccgagtatTCGTATATgttctacgcttccgctgtatcagacatttttgtcattaatgtaataaataacattcgtattcactttattatatctttttacatgatatgtgctgtgatatattgttcattctgttgtatatacgtgtgacttgatcctggcacgtatatgattgctcggtttatgttcttttataaaccgggtgttacagttttCTTTTAACCCAAGCCTATACAGCCAATAAAATGAAGGTCACCCCCCTCctagggtgtgtggtgtttccccAATTCTCTACAAGGTATCATGAGTCCGGGCCCTCTCCTTGCCCAACCGTGCGCCCCTCTCTCTTCCGCTACCCTAGCTGCCATCCAGGGGACTcccccccaccggcgccactgtgacaccctaggtgtctgcacagtaggtGTGTATCTattatatgcatcatgtgcttgaattgcttgaaaaaggatcttttgtAAATacaaaaggttatatgtgtaattatgattttattcaaggtcctttttatagttttatttgaataggatgggtaattatagcttttgtggagcatgtttttgcaaaatgtagtgtaatcattgcaTGGCAGGAAAAGTTTCAATTCagcctaagtttaaagtgaatttgcattgaaaaagacaaaattccctGGAATTTAAAATCTCtcctatattttcaaaaatagctcttgaatctttgatcaaataattttttgcacaacatcaaagttgtagatcttgaaaagttgaacaactttcatgttgggcactttttcatttgagccctagattaaaagttatccttgttttacagtttggtccctagaatttttggaaattgtaAAATAGCCCGTTTTCCCCTTCGTCCTGCCTACTTGCTTGCTCTGCTTCACGGCGCCACCCgtcagcgccgcccgcccgccgtggagggccagcccaggccacctcctgcctgGCAGCTTCCATGCGTCGCGCCTGGGCATCCCACTGCCCTCCTTTCCTCGCGCTGGTGCCCTctcccttcgccacgccgccAGAACCGCCtgtgcggccgccacctcgacgtcgccgtggcccggccaagACAGAGCCCGCCGCCTTCTCTTCGTGCGTGCACGAGCAATACAAGAACTCCAGAAACCCATTCCCCTCGCTCTTTCGCTCattcctcgctcccacgccccagaacgccgccgccgctccacccgcaATGTTGGCAAGCTAAccctcgccgtcgacccgccattccagagcagctccgcccgcgctgacccccTAGCGAGCTCCGCCGTGAGCCCGCGCAGCTCCCCAACCCGGATTGCCCCCTCtttccctcaccggagcaccctagCCGTCGTTGAacctccgccgcagccgccctgcttcgtcgagccgccgcctccgagcaccTCCCCGCACAaagaccacccagaggtgcgccttgacccGGTGAAGCTCCCACTcttctttcccctcgccgccggtgacccctcgccgggatttggccggtcaacgccgcgccccctctctgaccaccggccagggacctcgggttgagaaGAAACGAAAACCtgggggggttatttgaataacTCGTGACTCAAatgaatagtagcagcaaggaCCTTTTTGCTAtgttttgcagtgaactttgaaattcaatcgaaattcatagaaaattcgtaaaatagcaaatctagttgttctggaatccttgtgtaaagctctatgcagtagaatcaaaatatggtggatgtttgttgaaagtttttgctgtacaaattAATTTGTATCACTAGGTATAGAAAGACttgttgttttatctttttcttaactgatgattgaagccatgtcttgctgCGAAATTTTTATGGTTGTTTGTTCATACGACACTAGTCTtgttataaaaatttcgtggtcagttctcatgtgtagctatttctttgatttaatccttttttagtagactttaattatgataaatagtttatgttgatgataaatcatgaaaatatttatgagtgttctatgtgaatagtttagcttgtccatgaagtttgagctTCATTTAATTActagaacagaagttaaaatgaatcttgttagattgatgtctgttttttttgttttctcagaattaattgtatttagataaaatcatgaaaaatttacagtagctaattcatctCTATGTCGACattctgttaaattttgagcttcttttTTGCTATTAtttaacctgtataattcaatctttctCTAGGtattgtctgaatgaatgaattgttctgaataagtggctacatgttttggcatgaaattAACAGGATTGCTTACTCTGTTCATATTCTGTTTATTGTAATTTTTTgtaaatttattactgtttgtgctctgagttgttgatttgttAACAAACCaagatttaattgctataggaaactactcccacttgtttaggaagttagtatagctttcttgtgctgttgatcatgatgccttgtgtagttagaagtgttagttaactactctataaacgattgcccatgtgtgtattaattttgtttgcttagcttcactacatcgtgagtgtgtttataatattgttcttgcattacatatagatacatctgctctatcggacgggacgtacgagctgatcccggagtctgacggaggtgatttcgaagctcaagtgaacactgatgtactaactgaagccccggatcAAAGTTCGGAAGATCCCAgtgctgaaatagttagtgactaccgagaaggcaagccccggacataacctatatttcaaattattatcatttactgttattacttgcttatgcatttacagttcttaggatttgaattgaaaccctagatgcatgatcctaggaacctatgtactgaacactagacctgagttcgaataattgctaagcttataggaccggtaaaagtcgagtgattgcctgtcactcgcgagctctataggaatttcttgtttacctttctgttatcaatataaggacgacagacggggttgtgttcgatatcatgaccttgtgtgagaccccgtctgtgttgatgaacttgctaaggtcgcggtgtgtggtagcggtggttaagtttttgaacgtactagccacatgccgtaaatatggtacgcggcaagcctagtagccgattggatcggggagtggatatacctttcactatctcttagggataggttttatttttatgttgcgcaacactacaacttcgagggacaaggttggaccttggagccctgtggtcggggagagtgaccctatccacaagccggaaagaaaagtaaacagttgtttgggaacgacccgacggtgttccaaacgtgtgtgttaggtctgcctggccaggttaacaaattcgattcgaatcgtctgcttctcacagtttgggactgcttgatccctttgccacacagagtaataagagcaatagtattatgatcaatcttgatgtctGCTTAAAGATCTACCTTGGTTggttagtagttgcttacatagaatggttaatcaactagaatcttgaaagctaaaacttgaaagtaaggacctactctttattgcttttcagcaaaaggaaaaccagagcctcacataaccttgcatagtctagctaaagtgggatacgtatacccgttgacggttaagtcttgctgagtattagaatactcagccttgctgttgaaaccctttttcaggtatgagttttgaggatcagatcgctagcttgacctatccttgctctttgcctcctggctggtccgtagagtgggatacgtcttcggccgacaatgaccttgacgagtgataccttacttgggctagcctggtatacttttgcgacgtgttgtagctgtcgtgttttatcttccgctgtttaaactctgaagttttacacttaaggcttgtataactgttttactaaagtttgttttgtaataatggtttgaactggtttgtaatctctactttgcctgtgttgtaaaattgtggttgtaatatctctggactcgccttcgtgcggggtatgcttgttcgatccgagaacaggtggttgtatcgggacgatacccgacagaccaagaattgttccgtttgaagtgcgtttgagctggtgttgcctttatgatgATGGCCTGTGCACTTGAGcggggataattcaggtggttctgccatagCCACCTCCTCCCTGCGCCCTAACCCTAGGGTGCCTCCTCCTCTCCTGCGTCCTAACTCTAGGGCGCCTACCACACCACCAGCCGCCGCCCTTTCTGCATGCAGCGGCCTTCTCCTTCCTCACCGGCGCTCTCCAGATTGCATTTGCAATCATGACGGATTCCTCCACCTCCTCGGCCACATCCCCGGCGATGGGTGCCCCCACCATGGCGTCCACGGGCGCCCCACCATGCCGTCCATGGGCTCCCCCACCATGCCTTCCGCCTCAGATGCCATGGCCCTCTACGTCCACCCCTTCACCACGATCAGCGTCAAGGCTCATGTTCCCATGACGTTGGAGCTCCCTAACTCAAACTACAGCAAGTAGGTGTCCTTCTTCAAGGCAATGTGCTTCGGCATCCTCTACCACATCGACGGCACCGTTCCTCCCCGCCGCACCGATCCCCTATGGGAACAGGTGGACTACTGCATCCGCACATGGCTCTATGGCTCCATTGCCGACTCTGTCCTCGACTTCACCATGGCTGAAGATCAGACTGCACGGGAGCTTTGGGTCGCCATCGCCAACAAGTTTCAGGCGAACCAAGCACCCCGCGCCATCTTCCTGAGCGAGGATTTTCACTCCACAACTCAGGGTGATCTCTCTGTCATGGAATTCGGCAAGAAGATGATGCTGGCCGCAGATGTGCTTCGCAACATCGGCCACCCTATGGCCGAACCCACCCTGGTGTTGAACCTGCTGCGCGGCATCCATCCCAAGTTCAGCAACACCAAGGACCTCGTCGCAGCCACCAGGAACATCACGTTCAATGAGGCCCTAGATCAGTTTGCCCTCAATGAGCTACGTTTGGTGAACGAGGCAAAGGTTCTGTCCTCCTCAGCCTTGGTTGCTGCCACTACGGGATGCGGGTCCTCGTGCTgtccctcctcctccaccagccagcACATGCAGCAGCAATAGCAGccgtagcagcagcagcgctggcacaagaagaagggcaacAAGGGCCCTAATTCCAGCggtggccagcagcagcagtaccaccACCAGAAGCAGCAGAACAAACGCGGCCTCGGTGGCAACACTCCCACCGGCCCGTGGTTCTGCTTCTCCCCATGGGGTCCCTCCGGTGGCCAGGGCGGGTCCTTGACGAGCTGGCATGGTCAGGGCCTGCTGGGATCAGCCCCGCAGCGGGCCTACACTGCATTTGCCCCCTGTAGTACCCCACACTTCCCAGCAGCCCTTCCAGCAACAGTTTCAGTAGCAGCCCGCGCAGTCATGGGACCAGGCGGGTCTGATTGGGGTGCTGCAGCTGTAGGGATCTTCTCCATGGGTGATGGACTCCGGTGTCTCCACCCACATGCAGTCCTCGGATGGTATACTTCTCTCTCGCTCACCTGCTTCGCATGTTTCTATTTCGGTAGGCAATGGTTCACATATTCTCGTAACATCTAGAGGTCATTCTATCCTACCCACCGCTGCATCAAATTTTGCCCTTAATAATGTCCTCATTGTTCCTTCTATCGTTCGCAATCTTCTGTCTATTCGTCTGTTCACCCGTGACAACAGCTGCTCGATAGAATTTGATGCCTTTGGTTTCTCTGTGAAGGACCTCAGGACGCGGCGCATGATTCTTCGCTGCAATAGCGATGGCGACCTATAAACCATATCCGCTGCTACTCCTATCACCGCCCAGGCTCTTCTTGCTGCATTGTCGTTGCAATGGCATCAACGTCTTGGTCACCCGGGGTCTGCAGCCATTATTAGCCTTAGAAACATTCATTCTATAGCTTGTAATAAATCAGACAGCACACTTTGTCATGCCTGTTAGCTTGGCAAACATGCTCGTCTCCCATTTGTTACCTCTATTTCACAACTGCTTCTCCTTTTGAGATAGTTCATTGTGATGTTTGGACGTCTCCCGTTTCAAGCACATCAGGCTACTCATATTATTTGGTTTTGTTGGATGATTTCTCTCACTTTTGCTGGACTTTCCCTCTGCATCGAAAGTCTGATGTGCACGGTCACTTAGTTGATTTTATTGCCTATGCTCATACACAATTTAGCCTTCCTGTTAAATGCTTTCACGCTAATAATGGAACTGAGTTTGTCAACAAGTCCACGATGACTCACCTAGCAGCTCATGGGATCTTGTTTAGACTCTCTTGCCCATACACCTCACCCCAGAACAGCAAGGCCGAGCGTGTCCTTCGTACTCTCAATAACACCATGCGCACAGTGCTCATTCGTGCATCCATGCCGCCCCCCTACTGGGCTGAGGCCCTTGCAGTAGCCACATATTTGCTAAACCGCCGTCCTTCATCATCCATTGGTGGTGAAGTCCCCTATACGCGCCTTTATCATACTCCTCCCTCCTACGATCATTTAGACATCTTCGAGTGCCTTTGCTATCCAACCCTATAGGCAACCTCCCCACACAATCTAGCCCCTCGCTCGACTGCATGTGTGTTTGTGGGGTATCCATCTTCTCACAAAGGGTATCGCTGCCTCGATCTCTCTACTAGGCGCATCATCATCTCACGCCATGTCGTATTTGATGAGTTTTCCTTTCCCTTTGCTCGGGATCCTCCTGTGCCTCAGTCCTCTCTAGATTTCCTCCTCGATGACATTTTGGATATTGTGCATTGTCCTACTAACCATGCGACAGGTTCGACACGTCTGAGTTCTACACCTCCAGCGGTAGCTCCATCCTCCATGGATGTTGAGCGTCCGCCCTCAGCTCCATCCTCCATGGATGTTGAGCACCCACTCCCTGCTACTAGTCCGGACGGGCATGGTTTCGTGCCCCCGTCAGGACCTGCTTCCTCCTATTGGCGCCCCTGTGCAGGCTGCACCTGCTCCTGCAGGACCTTCGGCTTTAGCTCCAGTTGCAGCACCAGCGCCTGTAGGGCCTGCTATTCGGGCTGGTCACTTCGGCGCTGTCTACAGCCGTCGTCCCGTCAACGGTCCCCTTCCCGTTTGACGGTACGGTGTTACAGCAGATGGACTTTAGccgcctgcacctcctcctCAGCCGATGCGCGGTCCTTCACCACCCCTACTCTACGGCGGTTGACTCGGCTTCAGACTGGTACCATACAGCCTGTTAATTATCAGAACTTGTCTGCTGATCATGTCGTTGCCTTCCCGGTTCCAAGCAATTTCCGCATTGCGCTTGCTGATCCTAATTGGAGAGCAGCTATGGCAGATGAGTTTCAGGACTTGCTTGACAATGGTACTTTGCGTCTTGTTCCTCGGACTCCTGGTGCTAATGTCGTGACAGGAAAGTGGATTTTCAAGCATAAGTATCATTCTGATGGTTCTCTTGCTCGTCACAAATCTCGTTGGGTGGTTCGGGGATTCTCTCAGCAGCATGGCATtgactatgatgagactttcagtCCGATTGTTAAACCAGGAACAACCCGAACAGTTTTGAGTATTGTAGCCTCACGTCATTGGCCAATTCATCATCTGGATGTCAAGAATGCTTTTCTTCATGGTCATCGTGATGAGACAGTCTATTGCCAGCAGCCAAAGTTTGTTGAATAGTACTATACAATGTAAATAAGCTACAAACAATGGTAGGtgaccatagtctaattctattacaaacaaccgaataatataagagagagctagagatgaactcgtaccagaactctcgagcaactccggcgactcgatgactcctagaattctcctaaactccactaagccaaaagactatgcaagatgaacTTGAGAAGAGGTGAgtgtggggtgtgtgtgtgttctcattctctaccccccctccccctccccccccccgccttgtatttatagcagggagccacgggtgagAAGCCCTCCATCCTCAGTGAACCGCCATTGGGAGCCTAAGTGATGTCGCCACGTGGCAGggctaaggcggtggggcccacaggctggttggccgaccagggtggtcggtCGGCCTGCTGGTGGCGCCCACCGCCCCCAACTGCCCGGGGTTGGGCTTATCTAGGCCTGGCCTTGTCTGAACACCGGGATAGATCTTGTCCTAAGTGgatttgcttcggttcttgggctacacttggtccaattgagcctgaatcgACGCTCTgctattttctgtgattttgtgtcgggccaaagtgtgcttgcaatctacatattagctcaaaaatacaacttgcattttctagaaggtgaagtgtggtttagggactttattggataaagatgcgcgtaagaaatgcaaactctcataattttctgatcaagttgatgcctggaaatggtcgttagtgagcgtcaacattgCACCGGACACCTCCGAGGCCGACTGGGCGGTCTGCCTCTCCAACGTCAGGCCCATCGATGAGCAAGTGGCGACCGACCTCAACTTTTAGCTACAGGAACTAAGAGAGAAGTGGTCAACGGATGGCCAAAaaacaatatttattttgtttgtaaataaatttgcatGTTTAAAGCTTTTTATTTCGTAATCCGAGAAGTTGCAGAGTTAGCCGAGTAGTTAGGAGAGACGACCCTGCGATGTGCCTTTACTTGTCGAGTTGAGAGCTGGTCATCAAACGCGCGGTTAGTAAGAGGTGATGCAGGGTAGTTCCATGACTAGCGGGGTTGTGCTTGCAAGTGCTGGTTGCGTTGGGGTCATCTACACTGGGTAGACTTGGGCGAGTCGGGCTGGCCGAGCCCAGCCACCGAGTGTGGTGAACAAGTCGGACTGGCCGAAACGCAGCCCCCGAATGTACGGAACAAGTTGAGGAGAAGCGAAACAAGAACTTTTGAGAGAAAGAACAAAAAATTTGAGAGAAATAAATGGTGGGTCAGGTACATAGCTCTATTTAAGATTCTTCTATGGGTAGAAGCGACGAAGATGTTCGATGTTCCATGGATTGCCCACGTCCGTCCCGTCTTCGTGTTGGAGCCTGTAGGTTCCTGGGACGACTACACTGCTCAAGATGAAGAGACCTTCCCATGGGGAAGTGAGTTTGTCCCCGGGGGACTAGACCCAGCGGAGTACCAGATCGCCGACGTTGAAGTCGTGCTGCTGGACATTCTTGTCGTGATAGCGGCGTAGCTGCTACTCGTGCCGGGCATGTTGGAGAGTTGCAGTGAGGCGATGCTCTTCAGCCGAGTCAAGGTCGGTTTGCTGGGTAGTTTCAGCCTCGCCTTGGTCGTAATTCTGGGTGTGCGGAGTGCCGAAGGCAATATCCATCGGGAGGATGGTCTCAGAACCGTAGACCATGAAGGAGGAATAACTGGTGGCCCGGCTTCTCTGCGTGCACAATCCCCATACTACTCTGGGTAGTTCCTAGATCCACTTGGAGCCATATTTTTCGATCGGGCCGAATATTCTGCCTTTGAGCCCCTGGAGGATCAAGCCATTGGCacgttgtaacaccctaattttaaatttcagtatttattaataaattaattggctttatttaattttctaaggtttattgtgtttagttggcatttaatctaatttttggttccttgtttaattaaaatttatcataggtttaaatttttgttgcattcatgctggtgcataatttttatttgagtgtggtttggattcaaattcaaatttgaattcaaactttgtttggattaggttttgaattgagagagtaaatagaaaatagaaaggaaaattagaaaacccagtccggcccaaaccttcaacccaacccaacccggccggcccaccccggcccagctaactctccctctctctcgcctcAGCCCGCGCGGAGCGCTCGCCCGCACCAcccgctgccacgccgggcccacgcgtcagacGCTCCTTCTACCTCGCGCAACCGCCGCGCCcatcacgccgagatccccggcgagttCCCATCTGGGGCACGCCTGCCCAGGATCGCCCGCCTAGTTTAAAACGCGCCCCCGCGGCCCCTGCTCCCTATCCCGCAAGCCATCGCCGCCCCCAAAACCCTAACTAGCCGCGCCACGCCTCTGCTCCACCACCGAGCTCcattcgccgccgccacgccactcCGGCGGACCCCAACCCCACCGGAGCCACGCAGAGGCTTTGCCTCAACGCCGTGAAGCTCCCTGGAGCCTCCACACTCGTCCTAGATCCCTGCAGCGCCGGGATTTCGCCGGACCTCTCTCCGGTGAGTTTTCCCCCGCCCGCtcaatttctcgccgccggcgccgttcgACCCGCGTTGACCCCTGCCCCAACTTTGCAGGAGTCCCACGAGCCGAACCGCAGGATCCCGAAGCCCGGAAGACCACCGCGCCGCCCTGTCCGCGAGCTCCACCCTGACCACGCCGCCGACCAAcgtcgccgccgaccctgcATCACGAATCCGCCGTCCCGAGTTTCTGGTGAGCCTCCCCGTGCTCCAATCTTGCCTCCAATCGTTTAGCGCTTCGAATTTATCCCTGGCACGGCGGGAACGAccgactccggcgagcccgtcgccgcagcgccgtctccaccgccgagccccacgctccggccatccccggccCACGCACGAGGTCCCAGTAGATCACACGTGTTTCCCTCATCCTTTTGCACCAGATCGCGACCCAAACGGGCCCCTGTAGCGGCCGAACGGCCAgctccggccgagcgccgccgcggagctctgctccggcggtgttccgccgccggccgcgcgccctcTTGTCCCTGGCCACaggatc
This sequence is a window from Panicum virgatum strain AP13 chromosome 7K, P.virgatum_v5, whole genome shotgun sequence. Protein-coding genes within it:
- the LOC120639875 gene encoding uncharacterized protein LOC120639875 is translated as MCFGILYHIDGTVPPRRTDPLWEQVDYCIRTWLYGSIADSVLDFTMAEDQTARELWVAIANKFQANQAPRAIFLSEDFHSTTQGDLSVMEFGKKMMLAADVLRNIGHPMAEPTLVLNLLRGIHPKFSNTKDLVAATRNITFNEALDQFALNELRLVNEAKVLSSSALVAATTGCGSSCCPSSSTSQHMQQQ